DNA from Bos indicus isolate NIAB-ARS_2022 breed Sahiwal x Tharparkar chromosome 15, NIAB-ARS_B.indTharparkar_mat_pri_1.0, whole genome shotgun sequence:
atatgcagtgattttggagccccccaaaataaagtctgacactgtttccccatctatttcccatgaagtgatgggaccagatgccatgaccttagttttctgaatgttgagctttaagccaacttttccactctcctctttcaccttcatcaagaggctttttagttcctcttcactttctgccataagggtggtgttatctgcaatatctgaggttattgatatttcttctggcaatcttgattccagcttgtgctttttccagcccagtgtttcttatgatgtactctgcatataagttaaataagtagggtgacaatatacagccttgatgtactccttttcctatttggaaccagtctgttgttctatgtccagttctaactgttgctgcctgacctgcatatgggtatctcaagaggcaggtcaggtggtctggtattcccatctctttcagaattttcgagtttaatgtgatccacacagtcaaaggctttggcatagtcaataaagcagaaatagatgtttttctggaactctcttgctttttccatgatccagcagatgttggcaatttgatctctggttcctctgtcttttctaaaaccagcttgaacatctggaagttcacagttcacgaattgctgaagcctggcttggagaatttttagcattactctactagcatgtgagatgagtgcaattgtgtggtagtttgagcatttcttggcattgcctttcttctgggattggaatgaaaactgatcttttccagtcctgtggccactgctgagttttcaaaatttgctggcatattgagtgcagcactttcacagcatcatctttcaggttttgaaatagcttaactagaattccatcacctccactagctttgttcatagtgatgctttctttatagtccaactttagtctcagctttctttatagtccaactctcacattcgtacatgacaactggaaaaaccatagacttgactagatggacctttgttggcaaagtaatgtctctgctttttaatatggggTCTAGATTGGtgataacctttcttccaaggagtaaagcatcttctaatttcatggctacactcaccatctgcagtgattttggagcccaaaacaataaagtctgccactgttagaaatggacttggaacaacagaatggttccaaattgggaaagaagtccatcaaagctgtatattgtcaccctgcttatttaatttcaatgcagagtacatcttgtgaagtgccaggctggatgaaggacaatcTGGAATcgagatttctgggagaaataacaatatcCTCAAGatgatgacatcacccttatggcagaaagagaagaactaaagagcttcttgatgaaaattaaagaggagactgaaaaagttggcttaaaactcagcattcagaaaactgagatcatggcatctggtcccataacttcacggaaatagatggggaagcaatggaaacagagagatactttattttggggggagagggctccaaaatcactgcagatggtgactacacccatgaaattaaaagacgcttgttctttggaagaaaagttatgactagcctggacagcatattaaaaaacagaggcattactttgccaacaaaatccatctagccaaagctatggtctttccagtagtcatgtatggatgtgagagttggattggaaagaaagctgagtggtgaagaattgatgcttttgaactgtggtgttggagaagatcctgagaatctcttggactgcaaagagatcaatccAGTCTATCTGAAAgcaaataaaccctgaatattctttggaaggactgatgttgaagctgaagctctaatattttggctactttgtgtgaaaaactgactccttagaaaagaccctggtgctgggaaagattgaaggagggagaggaatggatgacagaggatgagatggttagatagcatcaccggctcaatggacatgagtttgaataagctccaggagttggtgaaggacagggaaacctggcttgctgcagtccatggggtcacaaagagttggacacaacttaaccactgaactgaacatcacaaTGTGGTCAATATGAATAGCACTTCATTTTTCAGCTGCCCAAACCATATAAATGAAACTAATAGACTTATATAATTTGAATAAATGTATAACAATATAGCcagaaggcaatggtgacccactccagtattcttccatggaaaaatcccacagacggaggagcctggtaggctgcagtccatggggtcacgaagagtcggacacgactgagcgacttcactttcacttttcactttcatgcactggagaaggaaatggcaacccactccagtgttcttgcctggagaatcccagggatggtggagcctggtgggctgccgtctacggggtcgcacagagttggacactattgaagcaactcagcagcagcagcagcagcagcataacagtataggatgcttggggctggtgcactgggatgacccagaggcatggtacagggagggacgtgggaggggggttcaggatggggaacacttgtacacccatggcagattcatgttgatgtatggcaaaaccaatacaatagtgaaaagtaattagcctccaattaaaataaatacatttatattaaaaaaatatatagggcTTTGATAGTgattcagagggtaaagaatttgcctgcagtgcaggagaccaggatttgatcccaCAGATTGGGAAGAGTACTTGGGGAAAAGAGTGGCAAGGCActtcagtatttgtgcctggagaattcttccATATAGCAATAATAAAAACCCAATTTGTTGGGTTCTTAAAATCCATGCAGCATATTAAAATAGCTTCCTTCATATGTTTGCTTAATTACAGCAATCCTTTGAAATATACACTATACTAACCCATTTTACAATAAAGAAATACAATACAATAAAGAAATTCTTTGGCCTTCTGATTTCAAATCTCATTgtcttaattattaaatattatgagGTCtttgaacaattgcactcatcttgtTAGCATTCAGGTTTATAGTTCACAACATTTTAAGTTACTAAATAagttattcactcatttatctaTACACGCTTATCACAAGTTATTATTGTGCATCTTTCAAAACTCAGATGTGATGCTGGAGGCTAGAAGTAAGACGATGGACAAGACAACTGCAAAAGGTTAAGTTAGGTGGATAACCAAGTCCAGAACATTTAACTCTTGGACCCTGGCTCACAGCTCAGTTATAGAAGAACTAGAAGAGGAATCAGATATTATAGTCCCCAGTTTGCTATAGACATCACATACTTCTTTCCTCTGTAACATTCTACCTTCCTAAGGAAGTCCATCTCTTCCTCTCAGTTAAATAGACTGCTTAGGGAAAGACAATATGCTGCCAGAGTGTTAAAATTCAATTTATCTAACACTACTgcccccctgctgctgctgctaagtcacttcagtcatgtctgactctgtgcaaccccatagacggcagcccaccagactcccccatccctgggattctccaggcaagaacactggagtgggttgccatttccttctccaatgcatgaaagtgaaaagtgaaagtgaagtcgttcagttgtgtctgacccttagcatggactgcagcctaccaggctcctccgtccatgggattttccaggcaagagtactggagtggggtgccattgccttctccggttaatTAAGCACTATCATCTAAATAGCACACAAGTTAACAAaggcacagaaaaaaatatatattacaaattcAGGGATaaaatatagcaaagtgaatgacTTTTAGCTCAAGCAatacatatgtgaaatatataaagattttgcataagaaaagaaacaagactcAAAACTATATTtccaatttttgttaaaaaatctagaaaagaaagtaaaaggtaATCCCAAGTAATCTACCTTTTTCAGATCAATGacacaaaaaacattttttctttccctaGATCTGAGTATGTGTATTCACACTCGCAGATCTGAGGGAGAAAGTAGGTCCCTACAGATCAGAGGCCACAAACCAGATCCACAAACAGCTGTCTAGGaaaagaatgattatattcttctctcttctcattcCAGACTGACCATCAAACAAGTGCATTCATAAGAACCAGAAAGCTATCATGACCCATAGTTCAGTTTTACTTAGTAAGTTAGGGGAAGAGTACAGAAGGTTGGTCTTCTTAAAGATTCATAGCCCCTCAAAATAGatgacaataaaaagaaaataaattcaaagaactGAGCTCACAGCATGTGTATCCTGTTTACTATTATCAGCAGTAAGAGCATACCTGTGCTCCAGGGAATACATAGTAGGAATTTTCACTTAGAGAGGGGCTCCTCAAAATGAAATGACTTCAAAGCACCTAAAATTTCATTCTAAAAGCAGTTCTGAAATAGTTGATCTGAGGTGCAGAACTCTATGCTTCATTTCTAACAATATCCAAGGAGATGTTACTACTGTCAACCCaggaaaatatattaaaggaCAGCAGTCTAGACTAAGTACAGCTTATTTATTCTCAGTCCGAAGAACAATTGAAACACAGacacaaagaatatgaaaactgaTCTTATAAATGTAGAGACATTTGAGCCAAAGATTAAGAGTAACCATTTATTGGAAATTGAGGCATGGCCATCTTAGTGACTATGTTTCTCCTGAGGACTCTCTTCAGTGCTTGTTTTACATATTTGTTCCTCAGAGTGTAGATCAATGGATTAAGTACTGGACTTACAAAGGTGTAGAAAACAGCTATTATCTTGGATTCTTCCACCGTCTTGTCTGTTGGTGGTCTTACATACATGCAGAAGAGTGTCCCATAAAATAGCGTTACAGCCATCATGTGGGAACCACAGGTGGAGAATGCCTTGCGCCTTCCTTCTGCTGATTTGATTCTGAGGATTGCAGTGAGAATTAAGGCGTAAGAAGTCAGGATGATGATGAGGGAGTTGGAGAGATTGAAGCCTGCTGATATCAACATGGCATGCTCTTTGACATAAGTATCAGAGCAAGAAAGCTTGATGAGTGGCGGGTCAGCACAGTAGAAATGGTTGATGATGTTGGATCTACAGAAGGTCAAGTGGAAGGTCAGGATGGCCTGGAAGAGTCCATCTGAGAAGCCATAGACATAAGGAAATGTGGCCAAGCTTATGCAGATGCACCTGGACATCTTCACACTGTAGTGCAGAGGGTTGCATATGGCCacgtagcggtcataggccattgcTGCCAGCATGTAAAACTCAGTGAGGAGAAGTGCTATGAAAAGGTAACATTGTACAAAGCAGCCAGCGAAGCTGATGGTCTTCTTCTGTGATACCAGATTAGTCAGCATCTGTGGGGCTGCAGTAGAGGTATAGCACAAGTCTACAAAGGATAAATGagtgaggaagaagtacatgggtgtgTGAAGGTGAGAGTCCAGTCTGATTAACACCATCATGCCCAGGTTGCCTAGGAGGGCGACCAGGTAAATGACCAGAAACAGCATAAAGAGGAGAGGCTGGAGCTCTGGACGATCTGTGAGCCCCAGGAGGATGAATTCTCTTAGTATGGTGTCATTGGTGAAGGGCATTTTCTGCACTTGAAACAGATGGAATCAGAGACATGAAGATGCACTTTTTATTACTATTGAAATGATTTTTATCTATACCTCCAGATCATTCAAAATGAATACTATTGTAAGATGAAGTTTTGCTTCTACTGAGCCATTGTTTCAGCTTCTTTAATACAgaactattattttatttccttcctttatttccttcctaCCTTGTACCTACATCTGTACCTAAAGATAACTATGCTTATAGCTATGTCCATATGTGTAAGTGAACTGCATATTCCGTATCTCCCTGCACTTTCTAAGCTTCTGCATTTTACATACCTTTATAGCCCCAGCTTCAAGGCTGTCCTTTATGAAGTACTTTCACTCCTCTCCCATCATACATAAAACTGAATTACTCCCTTTCTGCTTTTTACTTCCACCACACACCCTATATCCTCTCATTTATTGTTTAGCACATTACATCACTAAAATGGATCCACTTGCTCCTTATATGTTAGTTCTTCAAGGACAGAGTAAATTATTCTTCATTACTGTTCTGTGATTTCTAAGGGCATATTTATATGCTactttaatggcaccccactctactactcttgcctggaaaatcccatggatagaggagcctggtaggctgcagtccatggggtcactgagggtcgggcatgactgagtgatttcactttcacttttcattttcattcattggagaaggcaatggcaacccaccccagtgttcttgcctggagaatcccagggataggggagcctggtgggctgctgtctatggtgtcgcacagagttggacacgaccgaagtgacttagcagtagcaggtaaaatagaaaagaaaaaaaaatagcatgagCATGAAATACCAAACTACTTGCAATCTTTTATTCTGAATTCCCACAGAATGATTCACAGTGTTATATCTTTCACAGGAAAAACAGGGGCTTACAAACTGACAAAACAATTGCTCCAAGAAGCTTGTTAATCAAGATAATCTACAGAACATCTGTGTCAGAAAGTCTCATGGGACAGTGGAGTCTCACACTTAACATTTATCCCGATGATCCTAACACAGATGTTCCCAGaatcacactttaaaaatataattacaaacCAAAACACAAAGGCACAGTCACCAGAGTCCTATAAACACATGACAAATCAATGAACAAAGAATTTTTAGATGAAATTAATTCTTACACAGTATTTTGAGGATGGTCTACAACAATGACAGAGtgttttcataaagaaaagaaacaagcttGGCATAAAAGGTATTTAAGTTATTAAATATGACCTCCATCTATCTAGACATATGACAATTTGTGGCTTACTAGTTCATCGTCACTTCTAAATAAGTACTGAGTCCCCTCTTTTGTACTCCACACatgcttttatgtttttatttctctcacacttcatttttttaaacttgcccAATTCTTGTCTCATTTCCAAATAAGTCACTAAAATTTACTGTAGTTATAATTtagaaatacagtttttaaaacgTGCTTTTGTACCTATACCTCCCTTCCATTTTATATTAAGTACTTAATATACATCTATGGAATATGCTAATAGTAGTTACCGATAGTAGATAATGATTCTTACCCGGAAGGCacttcatttccttattttaaatggaaatagtaatatctgttttgttttactcTAAAATCTTTACAGAGATCACAGAGTAGTCCAAAAGTATTTATTGATAATTAATACATTATGTATTTATGCACTGTAGATGGAAAAATGAACCAAAGCTTCAAAATCCCTGCCTTTCTGGCATTCACATTCTAGTGGACACAGAAGGATAATGCCACAAT
Protein-coding regions in this window:
- the LOC139187264 gene encoding olfactory receptor 5M11-like; the protein is MPFTNDTILREFILLGLTDRPELQPLLFMLFLVIYLVALLGNLGMMVLIRLDSHLHTPMYFFLTHLSFVDLCYTSTAAPQMLTNLVSQKKTISFAGCFVQCYLFIALLLTEFYMLAAMAYDRYVAICNPLHYSVKMSRCICISLATFPYVYGFSDGLFQAILTFHLTFCRSNIINHFYCADPPLIKLSCSDTYVKEHAMLISAGFNLSNSLIIILTSYALILTAILRIKSAEGRRKAFSTCGSHMMAVTLFYGTLFCMYVRPPTDKTVEESKIIAVFYTFVSPVLNPLIYTLRNKYVKQALKRVLRRNIVTKMAMPQFPINGYS